Within the Salvia hispanica cultivar TCC Black 2014 chromosome 4, UniMelb_Shisp_WGS_1.0, whole genome shotgun sequence genome, the region TTTCAGTTTAAACCTGTGTTGCACCCTTCACCCAAAACCCCTTTGAGGCCAAACTTACTCgcagaataagaaaaaatccGTAAATTCCAAcctgaaataataaaatggtgaaaagaaaataaaaaattttcagtcatcaatcattaatttttagaCTGCAAACAATACATATAGGGAGCTTTTTTAAACTTAAATCCAACTTCAAAGTATCAAACAGTTTATTTTAATAGCCCAACTTTCATAAATCAGCCCCAACGCTTGAATTACATTCACTAAAAGTTAATGAGCTCTTCACATCAAAGTATCAAACAGTTCTAAACAAACTTTCAGATCAGTTCTCATACATCTAAAATTAAGAGCAACAGTTAATCGCAACCCTTTTTGCTAAAGGGGAAATAATTCGATAAGGGGTTTGGGGTTTTCAGGCCTGCCGGCGACATAATCCCAAGGGAAACCCGGGGCCTTTCTCAGCCCGATTCTTCTTAAATCCCGGGCAAAGCGGCCTTAATCAAATGAAAAGTCCCCGGGGGAATTCACATCGATCATAAAACAATCTCCTCCAGTTCCTGCTCCCCCAATTTCCCGGAAAGAAAACCCCCGTGATTGCAAAACCGAGCACTCGATCGGGCCGGCATCCTCCACCCGCGCTTGACGGCGTCGAATTTCCCCGACGTCGGCGCTGAAGACCCCGACGTCGCGGCCGGTGGCGAGCTTGATTTGGGTTTCTGCGCCTCTTCGAAGGGGGGGCGGGGGTTTCGCGCGAGGAGGGCTCCGCCGTTCTGGGGGGCAGGGGGGGCGCTAGGGCTAAGGGCCCATGCCGCTGGAGCCGCCGGTGATGAAGACGGTGGGGGTTCTTAATCGGGACGCGGACGGCCTTGGGGCGGACGATGAGGTAGAGGATGAGTAGGACAGAGAGTGGGATGAGTAGGAGGAGAAAAGAAGAAGGGGGAAATGGGGCTTCCGCCATTGGTGATGAGGGGTTTCAAAAACCAAGAACGACAAGGTTCAAAAAcccttcaattttttgaagtCATCCAGCGATTCGAGCCCTTTATTTTTGGTGGTTGGGGGAAATTTGTATTGGGTTAATTTTCGATTGAATCTAGGcaggataaaaaaatttagtgcaCTTGCAAATATCactaccaaatttaaatatccaTAGAAATTACCCCATGACCCATGTACTAAACACCTCTTAAAAGTTACACTGACCTAGAATTTTGGATATTACTGCCCGGGAaaaaggttttaaaaaatggttttTTGGGAAAGATTAATAGGGGGCTTTAGTTTTGccctttattgattaattaaacaattaaaaaaaaaattttcaattaccTCCATCCCCCCAAAAATTGTCTTACTTTAAccccaaaaaatttttttaaaagaatggtggggttaaaaaaattggtggggtgtgaattttaaaattttaaagactCCCCCCGTCTGACTTTTAAAAAGGTTTTTTTTGcaggaaaattttaaaaaaggttATATTTAGCAAGTTAAATAGAGTAGATGGGGAataagtaaagaaaaaataaaaagataaaaaataaaagaaaaaataaaataggtgagattagatgttttattttttaaaccaaaaaaaaaatgactcaaataattgggacaacccaaaaattGGATACGACTTAAGTAAAATTTGGACGGGGGGAGTGttagtttttataataaaatgtgagtagaataaaatttgtagAATATAGGGGCAACTAACaaagatgataaaaaaagtGGTTTTTGGGCAAACTTTCGGAAGGACCAAAATATTAAAGGCAAACTTTTGgaaaatagtaaattattttaaaattaaaaatttaaaaaaatttttgagtttgatatccaaaaaaatcatcatttcCTCAAATTTTTCGTCATATCACAACTTTGAAACCCCGCCCTCCTAAGGATCCAATGGGGTGCCCAGTGGAAGCCCCAGTGAGAGTCCCGAAGGTTTACGTCAAAGTTCTTCCTTTAAAGGGGGTTTGGGCGCCCTTTTTCTCTTATcccttttcatttcaattttaaatcattgttttttaattttatttttaattactataaaaaccaaaatatattattttaaacaccacaaataccaaaaaaaaaactacattacttaatttaaaagtggaactacatcatacttagctaaaaaactacattaaaacttaaatactaaaaagaaaaaaccaaactagTCATCTAAATTCAACCTCCGGGCCAAATTTCGATCATATTCTTAGTCCTCTGTTGGGCTTTGGATCGGTTTCTTGACGAAGGTTGTTTTGGGCATCAAGTATAAACCTATACTCAACCACCTCGCGATAACCTCCGAACTCCTCGATCGCCTTGTCCATGAGCCGAGCAGATGGAGGAGACGCAGCCTCGCGGGGGCCGCCGATCCACGCGCCCGCCCCTTCCTTTGCCTGGGCTTGCAGCCTTGGTACCAATGGGACGTCTAAGTAGACGTAGGCGTGTCAACTCCCTTCCGGCCAGCGTCGATCCATAGGTGATGGGCCGCTGCTCGTGTACCGCCGTGGCGGTGGTCTTCGTCCTCCAGCCGAGGATCCAACCGGTATCCCTCCGTTGAGCTTTGACTTGTCCTTCAAGATCGCCCAAACATTGTACAGCCTTGAACGCCCGAATGCGTCGTTGGTACTCAAACAACTACTTGTTGAGGACATCCTCCATGCTCTCACCACTAGCCCTTCCGTCCCTGTTCTCGTTGTAGATATAGCAGTTGTTGACGTGGAGCTTGATCCGATCCCAATACTTGCGCAGTGAACCTTGTCCGCTTGAACGCCCACTTCGGTTTCACCTCGTTGTAGCGTTCCTCAATGCGATCCCACATCCGGGCGAAGTCCGGTTGTTGGAGGATATCGAATCCTCCGATACGTCGACCCAACACGAGCCACCTTCGTGTACTCATCCAACTCGTAGTCGACGCTCGCTGCGTACTCTCGTCGCTCGTCGGATGGGAGTGGGATGGCCGATGGCGCCTTTTCTTTCCGcgccatcttcttcttccttttttcgGCGGCGGCCGGCAGGGGGAGGTTGCTCACAACTAGGTTCCATCTCCTCAACCCGATCTCCTCGGTGCCCAAAAAACGGATCGAACTCGTAGTCGAGACGAAAGTGGATCCTACAGATCCGGTGTCTCAACCCATAATCTCGTGGCCGGGCCACGGcgcgccgcctcctcctccaaaCATGGGCATATCGTCGTCGACATTATGGGGGTTTGGGTATTGACTGGATCCATTGTTAAAAGTGTGGATATTGGGAGAATATATAAGAAAGTGAAAGGTTTGGTGTGtgaaaagtggagaaaatggagtatttattgtggtttaaattagggttaaataatttaaaatttttaaaaaaaacgaaaaacaTCGGCTCGGCCTCGGACGTGCCCCGCAATGAGCGGCGAACTCTCGATCGTCCTCGGGCATGATCGACGCCcgcaatggatgcccgatcaTCCCCGAGCTCGATCTGGCGATAGGGCTGGagatcgggcatccattgtggatgctctaatatcGCTCCACGCACTGTcttgtttaatttaaaatttttatttttagttaccaattaattcataaaactGAAATACTTCATTTGTTCGCCATTAATTAATGCACTTTGACTCagcacaattaaattagttaacTCTCTAACTATTAaccgaattatatttgaaaaaaggTAGCTCGGTCACGgggatgaattatttttattcgaagtgtattattcatttatttgctttcttgTGCGATTTTAAAATATCCAGGATGtgctattttttatgttagGGCCCTCACTtgcattaaaatcaaatactgCTTCATCTTTCCCCAAGTGGGCGGTTGGATTGGATCAAGATGTCACACTAGTGGCGTTCTTATTCTTTAACCAAAATAATTCGATCCCTGGTATGTTTAATTAAAGCActttatatatacacaaaatattaaatacagtGAGGAAGATTTCATCGCCATCCAATTTTTGCCATGAGTTTCGAAATTGTTGGATAATCATAggaaaatttgactaaaatgaataaaagaacTACTTTTTTCACGAAATAATTCGAGTGTGAGATCATGAATTCACTTTTATAACTACTAAACCCTTCTTGCTGGACGAAATTTGTGTAACATAAACGAAAAGGCATACACAATTCGAATAAATCGATCAATAACATGATTTTTCTAAAaacaattttgtaatttatgaaCCCTTAATTGTTAATTACACATATGACACCGACTAGCTATCAATTCCAACTCCAATGATCCCAATGCTGACTGGAAAAGTGGaaattcttcaaatcttcttttgctttttttcgCTAAATAGATTCCTTCCACAATACAAAAATATCCCAGAATAAATTCAAGATTATATGCAACTCTCATATTTCTTCGTGCCACGcacccaaaaaataaataaaacattattttctctatatattCTTCTAACTTCTTTGGTGACAGATCactttttagtttaaattctAAAAAGGGTATTATTGAATTCTTGTAGGccaatttcatttattactaTGCATCTTTCATCTATGAACAAATTCCACAACctcttatttatttgaattatgcATCACATTTCTTGAAACATCACCACAACAATCAAGATCAAAATCTTGTACAATTGAATGAATGATCATAAGAAGGATTAATGATGATGGTGTCATGAGGCTGCAGCCCTCTTGAGCCATGATCATTAGAAGGGTGGTTCTGAAATTTGTTCCCCATGAATCTTGCTTGTCTCGCACTCTTTCGTCTCGAATTCGACGTCGAACGAGGGATGAAAACCCCGGTGCCTTTGCTCTCCCTCTTGCTACTTTGGTGTTGATGATCATAGCTGAAAAATGATGCACCTTGTGATGCTGGATTGTTTGCTTGATTACTCAAAGccttcaaaaaaaatcaagaatttgaatttagtatATTCAAGTTTGAACTTGATTTTGTTAGTTAGTTAATTTTAGATTGAATACCTGAAGATTTAGTGGTGGAGAGTGTGAGAGGGAgagatcatcatcatcatccatgATGAGGAGAGAGATTTGCTTGCTCAAGTCTTTGAAGAAGACATCATCCTCCAACTCAAGAGTTGCTTCCATGTCTGAGTTAgtatgtgttgtgtgtgttttttttttcactttattttcttgaaatctgagaaatttttttctttccttttctccAGTTGAATCAGATGCTGAATTGATTTAAATAGGGAGAGAAATTGGAAAAAGGCAAATGGATGATGGGATCCTAGTAGAGGGTTTATGAGATGGGGCATGTGAATTGGTGGGGTCTCCAACAAAATTCCAGTTGCAATAAATTCTAGCCACAAAGACCACAGCTAATTACCAGACCAACTTAGTGACTTTCATCTCCAGAGTTGGTATGATGTGTGGAAATATTGTGGCCATAACTTATATTGGCCATAAACTTACACAAAAGGACCATCACAGGCTCACAGCACAGCTAGGTACTACAAGATCAAAAGAAGGGAGCCAAAATACGTGCTCATATCGCTTGCACAAATCGGagcaaaatctcaattttcATTGATGTATCAGTTGATGAAGTAAGTTCACGgtataagaaaaatgagaggaTGCTAAGCAATCAGCATCCTGCTTTTCATGAATTCTTCATATATTGACTACAAATTATGAGATCGAAAAGGGACATCTATGCTACTACTATGCAACTAGATGGACAATTTCGATACCTCTTGAGATGGAATGCCTGaaagtggaatgtgaggttaTGCCCCACCGGCCATATCAATATCTGCAACCCCGTCGACCCCCTTGAATGCAATGCGTAACTTCCTCATACAAGACTGCTTCTTGTCACCCTTGCCTGCCATGCCATTAACATTAACAATATCCCTCGATACTCCATTCATTAGATCAAATAAAGGAATATCCAGGTTAGATCGAGTCTCCTTTTCTAATTCAGGAGGTGCCTGCATGTATAACTTTTCCCCCCTGTATGAGACGCTCACTCTAGTCAGGAGTAGACGAGGGTGATCTTCCAGTTGATTGATGAACTGTTGCAggataagattaaaaaatcagTATGTGACAGCAGTTAAAATTACTGATGCAAAAGCAATCCAGGTTATAAGAATAAGTGTTGAAGTACCTTTTTTAAAGTAACAGACTTCTCCAACTCGATTAGAACACCGGGACCACAAACAAGGCAATCTGCGTCCTTCTCAAACTCTGTAACTTTAATATGAAGACCTTCCACTCCATTATACCTGTGAACGGAATTGCGGTAATATTAGTAAAGGATAGAAGGAATTAGAAATATCTGCAAGACCATTTGCACGTAAACAAAATCTAGAAGTCAGAGATATACGTTAAATAATTAGACAGTGACTTGCTGCATCCAGAAACAATTTTCAAGGTCTCCAAAGCACAAGCAGCTGAGATAATAGCATTGGTGGAAGCTATAGCGGGGATAATATTTTTGACCACACCCTGTAAAGAAAGCAAAGTGTTATCTCATTAACAATATGGTCATAAGCATCTAATGTAAACTATTTGCACAAACATGGATATTCATATTACAGTTGATGGGTTGATGATGCAACCTTTCACTAAACAACTCGAAAGCTATTGCTAGCTAAAAAGATGTACCAAGCTACACAAAAATACATAGCTATATGAAAACAGCTCAAAGGTAAAAACCGAAAGTTTCTCACCTGAGTCAAAGAATATGTAACTCCAGGAATTCCAAAAAGTTCAGCTCTCTGGACAGCCTTTTGAGAAACAGATGAATCGAAAACAGGAGCAATAAGAAAACAGTAATTCCAATTTGTTCAATTGAAAGATTGATTCCTATTGTTAAGTACCTCTGAATAAACCCATTGCATGTCTTCAGGATTATCTGGATCAAAGCTTTTGCGACCATGGAcctgataaaatattatccaGATGAAAAACGTAATGCAAAGGCACCACCAAGCAAGAAAATATAGACAAATACTTATTAAGATATATGCTAACCTCATTCCATTTAATCAAATGGGCATATTCAATACAATGAGCAGCATTCCTTGGAGTTTCTGCCAAAGTACATAGAGGGAATTTCACTTGCGGAGGAAATAGCCAAATGGTACACTCAAAACATGGGGTTGTTCCTGGAATTATAATCCTGGCATGGCCCTTGAATCCTTCAGTTCCACCATCCACCATAGGTTTGACAGTTTCTTCTCGAGGATTATCATCAGAATCATGCTCTAGATAAAGAGAAAGAACACAAACTTAAGTACATCAGAATTGCAAATAGACAACAGGATTCTCTGATCATATTCAATGCCAGAAGAATAcacaaaattatgtttttcaatGCGCATCTGTATTTCAGGGTTAAAAGATTGGCTTATATTGAATGGGAACTAATATATAGCAAATTAAGTTCAGCATATCAATTTGTATGTGTGATATTTAGTACTTCTGAATAAGATTCAACGAAATAGCAAAACTCAAACAACCGACTGTAAAATACAATTTGTAAAGGATGGTCTGGCAGTGAAATAGATAAGGTAGATACATATAAGTAGGTACAGGTATgagatgaaattaataaaatagccTCCTCCAACTAAGGAAATGAAGAGAAAACTTTGGGTCAACTTATTCCAGGTCCTTAATATTGCGTGGAAAACTAACCTAGAAAGCCACAAGCTACTTCATTTATGTAGCTCCGAGCCTCAATAGAATCGAGCCCAAGGACAATTATGCTGAAATCACTATAAAAGTCCAATGGTTTGTCTTCGATGCGGCAGAAATGTGGTGTAATATTTACACCATTAACTCTCTCCATAACTCGTTTAGCAGCTACTTCAGCCTTTGGCTTTCCTACATCTTCAAGTCTACACAGAGGATACATGCAGGACAACTTTTCagcatgaaaaaaaatagatagaaaCAATTGTGAATAGAAGATATTGTGAACGGAGACGATGGAAAATTAgcaaaaatatataacaaatttttttactttgtgtcatataaaaaataaaaatgagccCTTTAGATCATGTCAACTGACAGTTGATACCCAATCTGGAGCTCAAAATCCAGATAAACCTCACTATGTCTGTGAAGATCTTTATAACTAGCATATCACTATAGCTCGAGCAACTGAAATCAGCTAGAGGTTAGTGACTGGGAAGAGCAAAGACCAACCAACCCTTCAGCTTGTAACATCTGTTTTCCAAGAGATTCAGCTAGTGCATGCATTACTAGGTAACCATAACAATCTACTAAAAGTTGAGTCCTTTCTATCTGCCAACAGATTATTCAATCTCAGCTGCAAAATGAACTAAACAGGAACAGGCACTCAATGTCACATAACCAGTTCTAACAACCTAAAGCTAGATAAGATTACCTCACCTGAAGAGCAAACAAAATACTCCAAATCATAGGGGAAAAAACCCTCACTTTGATTTCCAAATCATAGTAAAACAGTATTTGTATGCATTGAAAGAATTTAAATGTCAAAACTAGCATTTATAAATCAAAGAGAAAGTCTATATTATGTAAAAGTTTTGCATTCACATTGAGTTACAAGAGTTTGggtaataattaaaaaagcaaAGGATACACGATGCAGTGATTAAATCCTAGTGTTAAGTTTCAAATCCATGATGAGGAGTTCGGCTTCGTCACCTCATTTGTAGcaataaaaaaaccaaaaatcagAGAAAACACATATTCCACACTAGGCACTACGTGGTATTTACTCAGTATATGAAACTCTGTTAATTCAAAGGATGAAAACATGTTGGCAAAACTTTTCACTATATTTATCTGCTGAGCAAAGCACCTATACGGCTATACATACATAAGAGTCCTAACTGAACTAGGAAAGCAGATAGATTACCTATACAATTCTAACAATTACAAAGAAACTAACGAATTAAATCATCAAGGGAGGTAATTATCAAGATTTTACTGTCGCGCTTGATCGATACAAGCAGAAAACTGTTCCAATAAACAAGAAGCATCAAACACACCTGAAGAGGAACTGACGATTAAGGTTGGTGACCTCAATCCGGTCCATATCGATTACATCAAGATTCCGAAAGCCAGTTAGAGCCAAGTCCTTGAGCAATTCGCAGCCCAGCCCACCTGCCCCCACCACCAACACCTTCACATACTCTTTTATATCCTCTCTCAGCTGCAACAATCGGAAATTTCATCATCAGCGATACTTCAAAAGGTTGAAAAATAACGCACTCCGCCTGTTTGACGAAACTGCTAAACtaagacaaaacaaaattaagagaaatcTGCCAGTTCCTAGGCCCAATTTTCCTCCTTTAACATGAAGATAAGTGTCAACAGCCAAACAAGTATCGCAATGTGGCAAGTTTCGCACAAGCAAAACGAATATcgatataatatatatatatacacagaGAGAAGGGTTTACTTCTTGGCCGGGCTCGAAATTGGGGCCAACGAGGTGACCGGGGCGGAGGAGAAGCTTATCGAGGTCTCTTGATCTGCTGGGCTGAGGCACCGCCATTGTTGCAAAGCTTCCTTAATTATTTCTGCTCTTCGCgaaattgaaaacaaagttCTTCAAATATAAAGTCCCTCTGCAGTGATTTCTTATACTCTGCGTGCagttattatgtttttttacaGTATTTAGTTATTTACTATTTCTTCCAACCAAAGCGACTTTAGTTTTGGCAAATAGCTTCAATATTACGCTGAAGCGTTGCTAGTTCAGAATCTACGATTCATCCAAATTTgactttatataattatgcaaaatgtgtatatattgAAACTGtgatttaataattgaaattggaaaaatttgaacattctattaataaaaaatataggtTTATTTTGCAGTGGGGCAAAACCATTAGACATTtacaattaaacaaaaatctataaatattaataggaAACTAAAACTATTCTCATAAAGCTCAAAACATggatttcatatttcaataatattaaaataatcatagaATTTACCTTCTACAACTCTACTTTTGCAATAGCAAGAGGGGccaaaaaaaccccaaaataaataaaaatgttgaaaatgaaGGAATAATTACTGTCTTCATCTTGCTAACTTACCAATAAACTTAAGATCTAGTAA harbors:
- the LOC125223469 gene encoding uncharacterized protein LOC125223469 produces the protein MEATLELEDDVFFKDLSKQISLLIMDDDDDLSLSHSPPLNLQALSNQANNPASQGASFFSYDHQHQSSKRESKGTGVFIPRSTSNSRRKSARQARFMGNKFQNHPSNDHGSRGLQPHDTIIINPSYDHSFNCTRF
- the LOC125223467 gene encoding NEDD8-activating enzyme E1 catalytic subunit isoform X2 is translated as MAVPQPSRSRDLDKLLLRPGHLVGPNFEPGQELREDIKEYVKVLVVGAGGLGCELLKDLALTGFRNLDVIDMDRIEVTNLNRQFLFRLEDVGKPKAEVAAKRVMERVNGVNITPHFCRIEDKPLDFYSDFSIIVLGLDSIEARSYINEVACGFLEHDSDDNPREETVKPMVDGGTEGFKGHARIIIPGTTPCFECTIWLFPPQVKFPLCTLAETPRNAAHCIEYAHLIKWNEVHGRKSFDPDNPEDMQWVYSEAVQRAELFGIPGVTYSLTQGVVKNIIPAIASTNAIISAACALETLKIVSGCSKSLSNYLTYNGVEGLHIKVTEFEKDADCLVCGPGVLIELEKSVTLKKFINQLEDHPRLLLTRARVTRSSLV
- the LOC125223467 gene encoding NEDD8-activating enzyme E1 catalytic subunit isoform X1 — its product is MAVPQPSRSRDLDKLLLRPGHLVGPNFEPGQELREDIKEYVKVLVVGAGGLGCELLKDLALTGFRNLDVIDMDRIEVTNLNRQFLFRLEDVGKPKAEVAAKRVMERVNGVNITPHFCRIEDKPLDFYSDFSIIVLGLDSIEARSYINEVACGFLEHDSDDNPREETVKPMVDGGTEGFKGHARIIIPGTTPCFECTIWLFPPQVKFPLCTLAETPRNAAHCIEYAHLIKWNEVHGRKSFDPDNPEDMQWVYSEAVQRAELFGIPGVTYSLTQGVVKNIIPAIASTNAIISAACALETLKIVSGCSKSLSNYLTYNGVEGLHIKVTEFEKDADCLVCGPGVLIELEKSVTLKKFINQLEDHPRLLLTRVSVSYRGEKLYMQAPPELEKETRSNLDIPLFDLMNGVSRDIVNVNGMAGKGDKKQSCMRKLRIAFKGVDGVADIDMAGGA